The genomic window CCAAGAGAAAGGCCCGGCCAGGCCTTATCCTGCCCTTTCCCCTCAATCGGATTCATGGGATGGACGGGGATCTTCCTGCCCTTAACAACCCCCTTCTTCCCGAGTCCGGGAAACCCCGGGGCTACCGGCTCGCCAGGAACTCGGCATAGGACCCCTGGAAGTCCTCGATCCCCGCTTCCGTGACCGACCACACCCGCGTCGCCACATCGTGGAGCAGCCCTTCGTCGTGGGTGACCAGCAGCAGGGTGCCGGGGTAGTCCTTCAGCGCCGAGTTGAGGGCGATGACGGCCTCCAGGTCCAGGTGGTTGGTGGGTTCGTCCAGCACCAGGAAATTGGGCTTCTGGAGCATGAGCTTGCAGAACATCAGCCGGCAGGCCTCGCCGCCGGAGAGGACCCCGGTGTCCTTCAGGCCCTCGTCCCCCGTGAACAGCATCTGCCCCAGCACCTTCCGGATGGTCTCCAGCGAGGCCTCGGGATCGAACTGCCGCAGCCAGTCCACCAGCGTGTGGCCGGCGGGGATGGATTCGCGGAAGTCCTGGGCGAAGTAGCCGACGTCCACGCCGTGGCCCCACTTCACATCCCCGGAATCGAGGCCACGATCCGCCTCCGTGACGCCGGGGGCGCCTTCCAGCAGGGCCTTGAGCAGGGTCGACTTGCCCGAGCCGTTCCGGCCCGCCAGGGCGATCTTCTCGCCCCGGGCGACGGCGGCGGTGAACGAGCGCACCACCTCGATGCGGCCGTCCTCGCCGTCGTAGCCCTTGCAGACGCCCTCCAGGGCCAGGGGATGCCTGCCGCCGGGCACCTCCGCGCCGAACCGGAGGTGGGGCCGCTGGATGTTGGTGGAGGCCAGGTCGTCCAGGGCCAGGCGCTCCACTTCCTTGCGCCGGGAGTTCACCTGGCTGGAGCGGGTGCCGGCCCCGAAGCGCTGGATGAAACCCTCCAGCTGGCCGATCTTCTTCTCCCGCTGCTCGTTCTCGGATTCCTTCCGGGTGCGCACTTCCAGCTTCTGGGTGACCATGTCGTCGTAGCCGCCTGTGTACTGGGTGATGGTCTGGTAGTCGATGTCGGCGATGCGGTTGCAGACGGCGTTCAGGAAATGGCGGTCGTGGGAGATGACGATGACCGTGCCCTTGAACCGGGCCAGGAACCCCTCCAGCCAGTGGATGGACTCCAGGTCCAGGTGGTTGGTGGGTTCGTCCAGGAGCAGGGCCCCGGGATTGCCGAACAGCGCCTGGGCCAGCAGGACCCGGACC from Geothrix sp. 21YS21S-2 includes these protein-coding regions:
- a CDS encoding ABC-F family ATP-binding cassette domain-containing protein codes for the protein MLAVQNVTMRFGARILFENVTTTFQKGRRYGLTGPNGSGKSTLMKVFTGEIEASAGTIQRPGNMGVLAQDQFAFDRYRVVDTVIMGNKVLWDALHERDLIYSKAGITDADGMRLGVLEGIVADEDGYTAEGDAAILLEGLGVPEQLHERAMGEVQGGQKVRVLLAQALFGNPGALLLDEPTNHLDLESIHWLEGFLARFKGTVIVISHDRHFLNAVCNRIADIDYQTITQYTGGYDDMVTQKLEVRTRKESENEQREKKIGQLEGFIQRFGAGTRSSQVNSRRKEVERLALDDLASTNIQRPHLRFGAEVPGGRHPLALEGVCKGYDGEDGRIEVVRSFTAAVARGEKIALAGRNGSGKSTLLKALLEGAPGVTEADRGLDSGDVKWGHGVDVGYFAQDFRESIPAGHTLVDWLRQFDPEASLETIRKVLGQMLFTGDEGLKDTGVLSGGEACRLMFCKLMLQKPNFLVLDEPTNHLDLEAVIALNSALKDYPGTLLLVTHDEGLLHDVATRVWSVTEAGIEDFQGSYAEFLASR